In one window of Miscanthus floridulus cultivar M001 chromosome 12, ASM1932011v1, whole genome shotgun sequence DNA:
- the LOC136497972 gene encoding uncharacterized protein isoform X3: protein MIQCSLENGQADNVEDDDLQPHYKYLSLVEKRQNVMKQRKIDIVSSKKQKVAEHSNEATNLDSSTPATINISLQTEQDDYVEYKDLPAHYKYNCTKDKVVAKETSATPSNFEASGYQGFSTGFRSHRLQEPFGAVFYQTGNIIVAQQIGQLAIQ from the exons ATGATACAATG TTCATTGGAGAATGGGCAAGCTGACAATGTGGAGGATGATGATCTGCAGCCACATTACAAATACCTTAGTCTTGTAGAGAAG AGGCAAAATGTTATGAAGCAGAGAAAAATAGATATTGTTAGCTCAAAGAAACAG AAGGTGGCTGAGCACTCAAATGAAGCCACAAATCTGGACTCATCTACCCCAGCCACAATAAATATTAGCTTACAG ACGGAGCAAGATGATTATGTGGAGTACAAGGATCTGCCGGCACATTACAAATATAATTGTACTAAAGATAAG GTTGTCGCAAAGGAAACATCTGCTACTCCCTCAAATTTTGAAGCATCTGGCTACCAA ggcttctccaccggcttcaggagtcaccggcttcaggagccgtttggagccgttttctaccaaacggg AAACATCATCGTGGCACAACAAATTGGTCAACTGGCAATTCAAtga
- the LOC136497972 gene encoding uncharacterized protein isoform X1 yields MIQCSLENGQADNVEDDDLQPHYKYLSLVEKRQNVMKQRKIDIVSSKKQKVAEHSNEATNLDSSTPATINISLQTEQDDYVEYKDLPAHYKYNCTKDKVVAKETSATPSNFEASGYQKHHRGTTNWSTGNSMMLGKEFCMVHVSFAVVHDEPLIQPYKGYKVIGDVEGGVTVTWPSTFLKKINI; encoded by the exons ATGATACAATG TTCATTGGAGAATGGGCAAGCTGACAATGTGGAGGATGATGATCTGCAGCCACATTACAAATACCTTAGTCTTGTAGAGAAG AGGCAAAATGTTATGAAGCAGAGAAAAATAGATATTGTTAGCTCAAAGAAACAG AAGGTGGCTGAGCACTCAAATGAAGCCACAAATCTGGACTCATCTACCCCAGCCACAATAAATATTAGCTTACAG ACGGAGCAAGATGATTATGTGGAGTACAAGGATCTGCCGGCACATTACAAATATAATTGTACTAAAGATAAG GTTGTCGCAAAGGAAACATCTGCTACTCCCTCAAATTTTGAAGCATCTGGCTACCAA AAACATCATCGTGGCACAACAAATTGGTCAACTGGCAATTCAAtgatg CTAGGCAAAGAATTTTGTATGGTTCATGTTAGTTTTGCTGTGGTACATGATGAACCATTGATACAACCATACAAAGGCTACAAGGTAATTGGAGACGTAGAAGGAGGAGTTACTGTTACATGGCCTTCAACTTTT CTCAAGAAGATAAATATATGA
- the LOC136497972 gene encoding uncharacterized protein isoform X2, whose translation MIQCSLENGQADNVEDDDLQPHYKYLSLVEKRQNVMKQRKIDIVSSKKQVAEHSNEATNLDSSTPATINISLQTEQDDYVEYKDLPAHYKYNCTKDKVVAKETSATPSNFEASGYQKHHRGTTNWSTGNSMMLGKEFCMVHVSFAVVHDEPLIQPYKGYKVIGDVEGGVTVTWPSTFLKKINI comes from the exons ATGATACAATG TTCATTGGAGAATGGGCAAGCTGACAATGTGGAGGATGATGATCTGCAGCCACATTACAAATACCTTAGTCTTGTAGAGAAG AGGCAAAATGTTATGAAGCAGAGAAAAATAGATATTGTTAGCTCAAAGAAACAG GTGGCTGAGCACTCAAATGAAGCCACAAATCTGGACTCATCTACCCCAGCCACAATAAATATTAGCTTACAG ACGGAGCAAGATGATTATGTGGAGTACAAGGATCTGCCGGCACATTACAAATATAATTGTACTAAAGATAAG GTTGTCGCAAAGGAAACATCTGCTACTCCCTCAAATTTTGAAGCATCTGGCTACCAA AAACATCATCGTGGCACAACAAATTGGTCAACTGGCAATTCAAtgatg CTAGGCAAAGAATTTTGTATGGTTCATGTTAGTTTTGCTGTGGTACATGATGAACCATTGATACAACCATACAAAGGCTACAAGGTAATTGGAGACGTAGAAGGAGGAGTTACTGTTACATGGCCTTCAACTTTT CTCAAGAAGATAAATATATGA
- the LOC136495501 gene encoding uncharacterized protein, producing the protein MARGRRKQIIQSHDEYMSEEHIGQESHGQNTEASELHSSARGDQIDSDGDIEVNLHDETEDRVKRGKTKSKDIWNLPKGHRIVVRCNEFDQPVGVEAGFLRKFLGMMRFLYPYRMEKWILRTIGERWRQHKSNLKSIYFDEYKSTKANHSNVPNGIIAHQWIALVDNWTTQKALDISKKNRVNCTKKKSTHTTGTKSFARNREESREKDPEKKYPHRAVLYIHSPYTPD; encoded by the exons ATGGCAAGGGGTAGAAGAAAACAGATAATTCAGAGCCATGATGAATATATGTCAGAAGAGCATATTGGACAAGAGAGTCATGGGCAAAATACTGAGGCATCTGAACTTCATTCAAGTGCTAGAGGAGATCAGATCGATAGTGATGGTGATATTGAGGTTAATTTACACG ATGAAACTGAGGACAGAGTAAAGCGTGGAAAGACAAAATCGAAAGATATTTGGAACCTTCCAAAAGGTCATAGAATCGTCGTTAGATGCAATGAGTTCGATCAACCAGTTGGAGTAGAGGCTGGATTTCTAAGAAAATTTCTTGGCATG ATGAGATTCCTGTACCCTTATCGCATGGAAAAATGGATACTTCGAACCATTGGAGAGAGATGGAGGCAGCACAAGTCTAATCTGAAATCAATATATTTTGATGAGTATAAGAGCACAAAAGCTAACCATAGTAATGTTCCTAACGGTATAATTGCTCACCAGTGGATTGCGCTTGTTGATAATTGGACGACTCAAAAAGCACTG GATATAAGTAAGAAAAACAGAGTAAACTGTACAAAGAAGAAGTCAACACATACAACTGGAACAAAGAGTTTTGCTCGAAACAGAGAGGAGTCG AGAGAAAAAGATCCTGAAAAGAAATACCCTCACAGGGCTGTTTTGTATATCCATAGTCCATACACACCAGACTAG
- the LOC136495358 gene encoding uncharacterized protein has translation MNLQAEPLNRKQTTVTCIPRLRGGGGGRRPRRGAAATQVSMLDRVRDVVLRLAMLSAASTATTTKGAPVTTTMRRPAAAAAAATPSRAADRVSPAAASVAYTDSYRSEAVDDCIEFLKRSATSVVVTATAVEGTTAAAAGGSTCHVNQN, from the coding sequence ATGAACCTACAGGCCGAGCCCCTGAATCGGAAGCAGACGACAGTCACGTGCATCCCGaggctgcgcggcggcggcggtggccggcgACCCCGACGGGGAGCCGCTGCCACGCAGGTGTCTATGCTGGACCGTGTCCGGGACGTCGTGCTGCGTCTTGCGATGCTGTCGGCTGCGTCTACGGCAACGACGACCAAGGGCGCCCCAGTGACGACGACGATGcgacggccggcggcggcggcggcggcagcgacgcCGTCTAGAGCGGCCGACCGCGTGAGCCCGGCGGCGGCGTCAGTGGCGTACACGGACTCGTACCGGAGCGAGGCGGTGGACGACTGTATCGAGTTCCTTAAGCGGTCGGCGACCAGCGTTGTCGTCACGGCCACCGCCGTGGAAGggaccacggcggcggcggccggcggcagtACGTGCCATGTGAATCAGAATTAG
- the LOC136497972 gene encoding uncharacterized protein isoform X4 produces MIQCSLENGQADNVEDDDLQPHYKYLSLVEKRQNVMKQRKIDIVSSKKQKVAEHSNEATNLDSSTPATINISLQTEQDDYVEYKDLPAHYKYNCTKDKVVAKETSATPSNFEASGYQKHHRGTTNWSTGNSMMLKKINI; encoded by the exons ATGATACAATG TTCATTGGAGAATGGGCAAGCTGACAATGTGGAGGATGATGATCTGCAGCCACATTACAAATACCTTAGTCTTGTAGAGAAG AGGCAAAATGTTATGAAGCAGAGAAAAATAGATATTGTTAGCTCAAAGAAACAG AAGGTGGCTGAGCACTCAAATGAAGCCACAAATCTGGACTCATCTACCCCAGCCACAATAAATATTAGCTTACAG ACGGAGCAAGATGATTATGTGGAGTACAAGGATCTGCCGGCACATTACAAATATAATTGTACTAAAGATAAG GTTGTCGCAAAGGAAACATCTGCTACTCCCTCAAATTTTGAAGCATCTGGCTACCAA AAACATCATCGTGGCACAACAAATTGGTCAACTGGCAATTCAAtgatg CTCAAGAAGATAAATATATGA